The genomic DNA TCAGGCAGGGATGTGACCGTCGGTGCTGTATGACTGACCGCTACGGCCGTCGCAACTGCTTGCTTTTCACCCAAACGAACGGTAAGCGATGTATTGTTTCCGATCTTGATTACGTCGCCGCTTCGAAGCGGTGTGCCGGCAGATACACAAAGTTGACCATTAATGTAGGTGCCGTTCGTCGAGTTCTCGTCAACGATCCAGACACGGTCACCATCGCGGTAAATAGTCGAATTTAACCGCGACAGCCCTTGGTCGTCAATACGATGATCGACGTCGCTTCCGCGGCCAAATGTGGTCCGGTCCGCGTCGATAGCGATCTCGCGGGTGCCTTCAGGCGTTGGAAATGTGAGCACGACCTCGATCATCGATAGTTACATTGTTACGCGATAGAGTTCCGACAGCGGCCGATCTTTCGCTAGGCCAAATTTCTGAGGATTTTCAGCCACGATGCCCGCAGCAAAGAATCGCAATAGCTGTTCGCGCTCAGCAGGCGTTTTGATCACATTCCAAATGTCGGTTCGGTTTTGCGGCAGTGTCGCTTTCCAGGCACCGGCATCCTGCGTCGTTTTTCCAAAAGCGGCGGCACTGTAAACCAAATCGCCCTCAAATACTCCATAAACGACCGCTTTCATGTAGATCGCAGCGGCCTTTGCAGCACAGTTTTGCGACGGATCCGAAAGTGTTTCGATCCCGCATTGGCCGTTGTATTTATTGTCAGAGACAAAAGTATTCGTCATTCGGAAAAGCCCTTCCTCGTCGCCCTGTTTCGCCGGAACAAACTTGCTGCGGCTCATTGCGAGCATAAATCCAAACGGTGCGTCGAGATTCTGTTCACGCACGAATGCCACATTGATCGCGTCGCGATACGTATTTGCACGGGCAAAATAGCCTTCCTGACTATATTCAGCGGTGCGTTTCTGCACTTCCTGTAAAAACTGCTTGTTCGACACATTGTAAGCGAAGTTACCTGAAAACTGCTTGACCAATCGCTGGGCCATGTCCTGCATCTGGATCAGCGTAACTTGACTGGCGGCGGTCGTCTTGACGGGAGGTGCATTCGCCGTAGCAACCGTCACATTTGTCGGCGGCTGTTTGGTAACGGCACGTGTTTCGAACGCCAGCATTACACCTGACGGTTGGCGGATCTGTTCACCTTTTGCGTCTACTAGTATGACCTGCAGATCGTGGTCAAGGCCGTCTGCGAGCTGCGGGTGGTCCTTGGGGTCGATCGATGCCGAAAAATCAGGCCCGCTCGCCGACGCGATCACGTCGCCGTCGAGAGTGAAAACTGCCCGCATTACGCATTCGCCATTTTCGACCTTAAGTTCGATCTCTGTAGGAGCGATGATAGTATCACCTTGTTCAGGCTTGATTATCGACGCTGAAGCATTACAGGACGAGCCGCGTGTTGCGTAAAAAACACCCGCCGCGATCGCACAAACTACTGCGAGTCCGCACACGGCACCTGCGATCAGAACGGTCGAATTGGGGCCTGAACCAGCCGCGACATCTATCGCTGATGAGCCTGCGGTTGACGTCGCAACAGACGAGCCAGTGCCGCTAACCGCATTATTTATCGCACTGTGAACCGCATTTTGTGCTGCATATTCTGCTTCGGACTGAGCGGACGAACCGAGCGAGCTCATTTCCGACCTGGCTTCGGACATTCCGGGCGTGTTCGAAAGCTCAGATCCACTCTCATTCGCCGACGAGGCTGAGCCGTAAAGGAACTCGGCTTCGCTCGATCCTCCGAACAGTATCTTATCGCCCGGCTCGAGCCGAACTTCACCTTTGACCGCGTTTCCGTTAACGCTCGTTCCGTTGCTGCTGTTGAGATCGATCAGGTAATGGTCGCCGCCGCGAAACTCTATCTCGGCGTGATATCGCGAAACGTTCGAATCCTCCGGAAACGAAACAACATTGTCCGGGGTCCGGCCGATGGTCGTAACTCCTTCGCTGAGGACGGTCTCACCGTTTTCGAGTTTTAGTTTCGCGCAGCTCATAGCACGTTAAAGACGAGGTTGAGGCGATAAATTTGCCCACTAAAACGTGGATTCCGACGGGGTTCGGATGAAAAGCAAATAAACGAGAGCCAAAATGCCGGTGACCACGCCGATCAAGATCATGGCCGCGACAACCAAAAACGTCTTGCCGGCTCCGCCCTTTTTCACGGGTTTGTCAGGAGCTAAGGTAACGATCTCTTCGGTGCTGAACTGTTCGGAAATAAAGGGCTGCGGCTCGATCTCGACGATCGCCGGAGCGGTCGGAGGAGGCTCGGGAGCAGCCGGTTCTTCGACGGTTTCGCTCGGCGGGGCGTAGAGCGAAGACAGTATCTGGTCGCCCTCGTCAGGGACTCGCGCAGCGGCCTGTGGTTGGGCATCAGCTCCGGCCCGGGCAGGGAAATCCTGCGGCAGCGATCCGCTCGTGCTGCGGAATACCGGTTTCGGGAGTTCCCAATTATCGCCCATAAGTTTTCTCCTTTCAGCTTATAGCCGCGGTAATTCAAGTAGGTCGCCACGGGTAATAATGCCCGTTATGCGTTTGAAATCCTCGATCAAAACCGCCGGATGCTTCTGCAGCTTTGTTTTGATCTCGTTATACGTTGCATCGGCCTCGAGCACCGGAAAACTTGCGTCCATTATATCCGCGACCTTAGCATTTAACAGATCGCGATCCGCCAAAAGTTTAGTCAAAACCCCGCTTTCGCGCAAACTGCCGACCGCTCGATGATCCTCGATCACGGGCAGCTGAGTCACGCCGCGTTCGTTCATGATCGCGAGAGCGTCGCTCACCAGATCGTCGGGAGTGACCGAGATCAGTTCGCGGGGCGAATTTGCATTCTTGGTGTCGGCGATGATGCTCGCGGTAATTCGCTGCGGTTCGAGCATTAATTTTTCCTTCATCCATTCGTCCGAATAGAACTTGGAAAGGTAATGTTCGCCGGTGTCGCAGACGATAAATACGACAAAGCCCGTCTCGTCGAGTTCCTTCGCGACTTTGAGCGCAGCGGCAAAGATCGTCCCGGTCGAACCGCCAACGAACAGGCCTTCACGCTTGGCCAATTCGCGGGCAAAGTTGAACGATTCGCGGTCCGTGATGTTGATGATCTCGTCGATGATATTTACATCGGCATTGCCGACGGGCAGGTTCTGGCCGATGCCTTCGACGAGGTAAGGCGTGCCTTCGGGGACGTGGCCCGATTCTTTGTAGGTCTTGAATATCGAACCGTACGGGTCGGCGCCGATGATCCTGATGTCTGGGTTCTTTTCCTTCAGATAACGGCTCGTTCCGCTGATAGTGCCGCCGGTGCCGATGCTGGCGACAAAGTGAGTGATCTTGCCCTCGGTGTCTTCCCAGATCTCGGGGCCGGTCGTGCGGTAGTGTGCCGCCGGATTTTCGGGGTGATTGTATTGGTCAGGATAGAAGGAATTCGGCGTTTCCTCGGCGATGCGTTTTGCGGTCGCGACGTAGTGGTCAGGGGTTCCTGGCTTTGCCGCTGCGGGGCAAACGACGATGTCCGAGCCCAGACCTTTGAGATAGCGAACCTTCTCGGTCGACGCCTTTTCCGTCAAAACAAATATCGTCCGATAACCGCGAACCGCCGCGACCAATGCGAGTCCGATACCGGTATTTCCTGAGGTTGCCTCGATGATGGTGCCGCCTTTTTTCAAAACGCCTTCGCGTTCCGCCCAGTCGACCATCGACACGCCGATGCGGTCCTTGACCGAATAACCGGGATTGAGGCTCTCCATCTTTGCAAAGACCTGTGCCTTTACCTTGTGCTCGCGTGTAATGTTGTTGATCCGAACCAGCGGAGTGTTGCCGATCAGGTGAATAATATCATTGTAGAATTTCATTTATACTTGCTCGCTAGAGCTCGCTTGGGAATACCTGTAAAACAAATATTTCTACAACAGAGTTTATTCGCAAACCGTTTTTGTGGCAAGACTCAAGAAGTGGAATCGATGGCACCCAAAACACGTTTCTCGAAATGACCAATTGTGTTTTTTTATGTGTTTGGTCTAAATTGTGGTACGTACCACAATCAAATCAACAAAATTGAAGAAAATGCCGTAAAATCTGGTTCTGCAAAAAAAGACGCCCAGCCACAATTGCTAAACGTGTCTAAAAAGCTGTCACTTGCAGTCGCTCGGTTCAAATTCCAACAAATTCCCATCGCCGTCCATCAGACCCATCCAAAAAGGGCGATATCCACCACCCCAACGCCGCCACCGCCAGACCCACTCGCCCCAACCGCCCACCCGCGTCCATCTCGCCCCACACCCCCGGCGTCAACGCAGCCCGATCGAGGCGGAAATGACAACGCAGCAGGAACACCCGCCCTACCGGTTGGGTCTCTGCCTTTGATCTCAGACAAAAGGCAGGTGAATTGTCAGGAATGAAATGTCTAGCGCCGAAGAAAATAACAGGTCAGGCACAGTACCTTCAGGTACACTTGCCCGGCCTCAGCCATAGCGATATTTACTCCTTTTGCAGTCTTTTCGGACAACAAAAAAAGCTAAGAGCGGCTGTCCGATTTTAGGTTTTTAGTAGAGAAAATGAGAACGAAAAGAATTTAATCGATTTTGGGTCAGGGTGTCAAGTCATTTATGAAACCCATCGGACCAATTAAAACATGATAAATGCGTTCTCCAGTGGCGCAATAAGTGTTGTTTTTTTGTTTAACACTCCATATAATCCACTCCATGGGCACTTCAACAAAGGATCTTGAAATTGAAGCTAAAGAGCTTGTCATCGAGTGGGAAATGCTTATCGAAACGAACAATCATTGGTCGAGTGAAATGGCGAGGAGACTTCGCGAACATTCCCTTGAGTGGCTGGCTTCAGCAAAAGAAGTATTGCAGGGCGCTACATTTCCCTCGACTGAGCATAGGCATCGCTATAGAGACGAACTGACTAAATTAGGATTTTTTTTGGGTCAAGAACATTCGGATGTTACGGAAATTCAAGAGATTGTCCGCAGATTGGCCGTAGCTCTAGATGAATTTGCCTTTCACCGTGATGAACTGGACCCATTGTATAAACGTTTTCATTCGTGATCTCTCACCAATGGATTTAGACCGTAAAGATAACTTATGAACGCATATAAGAACGCGACAGACCGCTTAGAGATGATTTGTAATGAAAAATCTATTCCTTGTGAAGAGCGTAACGGATTGAAAACAGAAATCATTGATGGAAGACAAGTTTCGGTTCTCGATGATGGAATTTCTGTTGGTATGGTCACTTATGCTACTGAGCAGACCACATTAAGGATCCGTTTTTGGCACTGGAAGCCACTTTATAATGAAGAAGCAGTATCGTTTCGACAACTGTTTCATTCGACGCCGGAAGTAGAAGCGGAGTATGATCTGGAGCTTCGGTCGGCTGTCGAACGTTTAACAGCACCTGACTAAATTTATGCTACCTAAGCTTTTACTGATCCTTCTTGCAATTGGCTTGTTTGAGCCAGTTCTGTTAGCCCAGGATAAATGCACACTCACTGTGAAGAGTTTGCCCGCTGTCCGAAAATTGCGTCTAGGCATGACGCTTAGCCAGATAAGGGCTATCTATCCAACGATGCGAACGGAAAAACTCGGATACATGGAAACGTGGTTTGAACCCGCGATCAAGAACCCCGATCCTGATGTGAGAGGTATCGGGCTAACTATCGAAAACAATAAGCTCGTCTCGTTCGATATTTCATATCAGCCAACAATTCAGTGGGCATCAGGAGAAGAATTTGCCTATCAATTTATGACTAATCTTGGAGTTCCCCACCCAAAGAAAGAACTCGCATCTTTTACGTCTTCGGACGATAAAGAAGGTTTCCATGGTTATTGCAAAGATTTTTATCTTTATTTCACGGCAAACAAAAATTTTATTTGGTTCAAGGTTGAAGCTAATAATATTTGGGACGAAATTCGTAAAAGGAAAAAAAATAAGAAACAGACATTCAAGCCGTGATTAGAATCGCAGTGTCTGACCTTGCGATTAAGAAGCTATCACTTCTGATTCTCGTCCTCCGGATAGTATTCCTTTATTATTTCACCCGTGAAGACACGCGAAAGAAACTGACCATCATGTGCCCACCTTACATCGCAAGGTCCAGTAAACAGATTGCGAACTAGTGGTATTCTTGCTAATGCATTTTCCCAGACAATTACGGCGGGAACCAAGTCTCGTTTGTTGTGAATACGTACAAAATCAGCGAATTTGGCTTTCGGCCACAGTTCCGCTAAGGAAAGATTACCTCGAAGTCCATTGATATCAACTTCATACAGAGTAATGAGCGAGCTTAACGTTGTATTCTGCGGTCGTTTGCTCTTGTCATCAATCATTTTCCCCCGCCCCGAGAAGATCGTTTTACTTTCTCCCAAGCTTGATCCGGTTTCTTGGTCGAACGGTATGGAAATTCCAACCTGACCGTACATTGCTGCGTTAACAGCTATAGGATCAAGCAGTCTTTCGTAGCCATGTGTGTAAAGCACCAACGAGCAAGATTTGTCTTTAAACTTTTGAAACTGTTTCCGTACATCACTAATTTTTTTACGAATTGGCTCGGAAGGATCATCGTAAAAAAGTCCGGCAGGCGGGTGTTTGAATGGAAACTCCTTGACGTCAAAGATTAAGGTTGAATTTGAAGCGTCTAATGTATAGTCCGGCTTTTTCAGGATACCCGGCCAAGTCTTCTCAAACTCAAATTTATCAAGCCCCTGAGATCGGAGATATCGTTCAAATAGAAGTTCACTGAACATCTTTTCCATAATCCACTAAGCGAACGGGGTCAGGCACTGCGATTTTCTGACATTCCGCTCCGAAACAGGACGCTGTAATTGCGGTTACTGTTAAACGGCGGATCTAAGTAAACAAGATCAACGCTCTCGTCTTTGATGTAATCGCGGAGGATCTTTAGATTGTCGCCGTAGTGAAGAGTGTTCATTGGGATTGCTCACGGAAATGTAGCACAGAATAGTGAATAGTGAACAGTGAACAACTGACAGTGAACAGTTAACAGTGAACAATAAAAGTGAAAGCGAAGCAGTACTTACGCTTAGCTAGGCTGTTTCGGCAGACCACACTCTTAGAGCGATAACGGAAAAGGCGAAGCCGAATAATTCGACTATCAAACGGATCCGGTTTCCGAGCATCCACTGGTCGACGCCGGCGATAATTTCGTTTGCGCTCATGTCACCGGCAATGCTGTGGGCAAACATGCTGCCGACGAGCGGGGCGAGATAAACGATCAATGAGACCGACACGAGAACCGATGTCGCCGCCGAGAGCCCGAGCCATAAACGGGAGCGCCGCGCAGATTTCCACGCAGCGATCGCCGAACCCACCGCAAGAATGGCGAACAACGGGTTAAAAAGCGGAAAGAACGGCGCACCGCCTTTGCTGGGAAGTTGGGCAAAGGTTTTTAACGATTCGGGCGGCGAGGCGCTCCATTTCGGAATGACCATCATCTCGTTAAAAACCTGCCCGCCACACCAAACGCCCCAAACCATAACCGACGCAGCCAAAAGCACAAAAGCAATTCTATTTCTCATAGGTTTATGTCGCTAAAATGAGCATTTTGTCACTAAATGAATATTGTTGCAGCTTAAATTGATCTCAGCCTTTCGACGCAAGAAACCCCGATATCGCATTTGCGATGCGGGCTTCGCGGGCGTGGGTGTTGAATATCGGGGCCTCTTCGCGCAAGCGTTGTTCGGTGACGCCGGTGAGGAACATTCCTTCCTGCTGGAGGACGACGAAATAGGACTTGCTGGTCCCATTCGATTCGCTGTTGTAATTCGTTTCCGTCTTTACATAGGCACCGGTGAATTGGCTCAGGCTGCCTTCGATAACCTCGCGGCGGTAGATGAACTGGCGGACGAAGGCGTAGCTGTCTTTCGTCTTGTCAAAATAATATGCCTCGCGGATCGAGCCTTTGAGCGTGATTGCCAGGCAAAGGAGAGCAGGTATTCCCGTCAACCACAACCCGAGAGCATCGCCACTGTCCCATATAAACAAGAAAAGGAAGAACAACACGGTCAACACCACAAAGCCCACGGCCGCAAAGAACCCGAGGACCGTCGGCCTGTAGTCCATGATGATCAATGACTCAGGCCGCCGTGCGATCCACAGGGGGACAAGAAAACCGAACCGATCACCGATTATCGTCGCCCAAAGGCGGTCAAAGACTGATTCTTCGTCTCCATTCATAAAGTTGATCTCCCATTTGTTCAGATCGCCGTATCCAAAATATCTATTCCGGGATCCCTACTTTCTTGACCAATTCCTTGAATCGCTGGTCGTCTCG from Acidobacteriota bacterium includes the following:
- a CDS encoding FHA domain-containing protein, yielding MIEVVLTFPTPEGTREIAIDADRTTFGRGSDVDHRIDDQGLSRLNSTIYRDGDRVWIVDENSTNGTYINGQLCVSAGTPLRSGDVIKIGNNTSLTVRLGEKQAVATAVAVSHTAPTVTSLPEQKASILPLALIAGAVMVISISAVFIGLTFSEAVLRSPRITRIRATILRMTTDACLRDRQLKNRAVRPTYLRRMTTQALQIRRPVRTPGPNRLFRTARNIRKCLTARKDSISRSRRCGSPK
- a CDS encoding FHA domain-containing protein, yielding MSCAKLKLENGETVLSEGVTTIGRTPDNVVSFPEDSNVSRYHAEIEFRGGDHYLIDLNSSNGTSVNGNAVKGEVRLEPGDKILFGGSSEAEFLYGSASSANESGSELSNTPGMSEARSEMSSLGSSAQSEAEYAAQNAVHSAINNAVSGTGSSVATSTAGSSAIDVAAGSGPNSTVLIAGAVCGLAVVCAIAAGVFYATRGSSCNASASIIKPEQGDTIIAPTEIELKVENGECVMRAVFTLDGDVIASASGPDFSASIDPKDHPQLADGLDHDLQVILVDAKGEQIRQPSGVMLAFETRAVTKQPPTNVTVATANAPPVKTTAASQVTLIQMQDMAQRLVKQFSGNFAYNVSNKQFLQEVQKRTAEYSQEGYFARANTYRDAINVAFVREQNLDAPFGFMLAMSRSKFVPAKQGDEEGLFRMTNTFVSDNKYNGQCGIETLSDPSQNCAAKAAAIYMKAVVYGVFEGDLVYSAAAFGKTTQDAGAWKATLPQNRTDIWNVIKTPAEREQLLRFFAAGIVAENPQKFGLAKDRPLSELYRVTM
- a CDS encoding pyridoxal-phosphate dependent enzyme produces the protein MKFYNDIIHLIGNTPLVRINNITREHKVKAQVFAKMESLNPGYSVKDRIGVSMVDWAEREGVLKKGGTIIEATSGNTGIGLALVAAVRGYRTIFVLTEKASTEKVRYLKGLGSDIVVCPAAAKPGTPDHYVATAKRIAEETPNSFYPDQYNHPENPAAHYRTTGPEIWEDTEGKITHFVASIGTGGTISGTSRYLKEKNPDIRIIGADPYGSIFKTYKESGHVPEGTPYLVEGIGQNLPVGNADVNIIDEIINITDRESFNFARELAKREGLFVGGSTGTIFAAALKVAKELDETGFVVFIVCDTGEHYLSKFYSDEWMKEKLMLEPQRITASIIADTKNANSPRELISVTPDDLVSDALAIMNERGVTQLPVIEDHRAVGSLRESGVLTKLLADRDLLNAKVADIMDASFPVLEADATYNEIKTKLQKHPAVLIEDFKRITGIITRGDLLELPRL
- a CDS encoding DUF1772 domain-containing protein gives rise to the protein MRNRIAFVLLAASVMVWGVWCGGQVFNEMMVIPKWSASPPESLKTFAQLPSKGGAPFFPLFNPLFAILAVGSAIAAWKSARRSRLWLGLSAATSVLVSVSLIVYLAPLVGSMFAHSIAGDMSANEIIAGVDQWMLGNRIRLIVELFGFAFSVIALRVWSAETA